From the Candida dubliniensis CD36 chromosome 2, complete sequence genome, the window atatttgtatCTTTTATTCAAAATGTCAAAATCATTCCAAATAAATTGCGACGGTGGTTAACATTTTGTGtaacatttttattttttatctttGGTCGGCAAAAACAGGAACCGATGTGGTGTTCTTTTATTCCCCACACTTGTTGATAATCACCTACTAGGTTTTCCTTGCTTTTTGATACTTCTTCAAGGtacaatattattatatccTATCGGGCCTATATTATATTctatttgtttctttctttcttttattattattttttctttttttggacGAAAACAAGATTTGACAAAATACGCTCATGACTCTTCCATCACTTGCAACACAAATAGTATTGAAGAAACACCCTACAGGTTTCATCAATCCGGAATTTAACAAATTGGACTCAACTTTTGCTGTTAAACACGCAACTTTCCCCAAGGAGCTCAAAGAGGGAGAGGTTATAGTTAAGAATTTATATCTTTCCAACGACCCTACCCAACGATCTTGGATCAGAAGCAAGCTTGAGAAAAGAAGACATTATGCCAAACCAGTTGAAGAAGGAACTCCAATGCGGTCTTTGGGTTTAGGCCAGATTATTCAATCCAATTCCGGCAGATTCAAACCCGGAGACATTGTATATGGAATCATTTTATGGGGAGACTACTCTGTTTTGGAGGACACTTCATTGTTTAACAAGATCGATACATCGCTCGGATTACCTTTGGAGTATTATCTTTCTGTTTTGGGAATGACTTCTTTAACGGCCTTTTTCGGGTTGACAGAGGCAGGCGATTTGAAACAGTATTTGAATCATCCACATGGAAAAGGCCCTATCGTTTGTGTATCTGCGGCTTCAGGTGCTACTGGATCTGTAGTAGTCCAAATTGCAAAGAACTTATTGGGAGCATCCAAAGTAATTGGTATCTCCGGATCTAAAGAAAAGTGTCAATGGGTCGAGAAATTGGGAGCAGATATATGTGTGAATTACAAGGACCCAAACTATCAagatcaaattgaaaagtttCTTGGTGATGAGTTTATTGACActtattttgataatgttgGAGGAGAGATCCTCAGCTTTATATTGACAAAGGTCAAGAAGTTTGGAAATGTTGTTGCTTGTGGTTCTATCGCCGGATACAATAACCGCGAAGCACTGAAGGTCTCAAATTGGGGTGAAATTACTGTGAACTCATTAACAGTTAGAGGATTCATTGTAACGGATTACCAAGAACATTTCCCCAAAGCTATTGGCATTCTTACCGAAGCAGTCAAAAGTGGAAAGATTCGTACTGACGGAGCTTATCACGTTGAGAACTTACACGGACATGACCTTATCCATCGATTGGAAAATATCCCAAAAATATGGAACAAGCTTTTCGAAGACAACAAACCAAATGGAAAGATGATCACTAAAGTAGCTTTAGATATATAGGTTTTATATCACTATTAGAGAGACAAGACAGTATTAGAATACATGATTTATTAAGAAATTGCCATTTTcctattgttgttgttttttcgGTTGGCACTATTGTTGCGGACCTGTACATAGTAATGTAAATAACAAAAACCGGCACACCAAGCGTTTACATTCAAACACAAACAAGGTTTTCCTTCTaagattttcaaaatacGTGACATTCccttttgttttcaacTATGTACATAGAATCATTGAAATGGTTTtagatgattttgatttgaatacAGAAGgtttgaatgaaaaaacaTCCTTAAGCACAAGCCAGAATCCCAGCTCAATAAACGGATTGAACAAAGAATCGGTCCTTGCCAAATATGAAGAAACCAACCAAGGCGACGAAATAGAAGGGTTTGAAAACTTGaatgatttatcattttcaaaatattccAAGTTTTCCAAAGCCTCAATTATAGTTAGAAATGACTCAAAATCCAAAACTTCAACGCTAGACTCGCCGTTTGCAAAGAAACTAAAGGAAGATTTAAATGTCGAGTTTACCAGCGACAGTGCTAAGCCATATTATCCCACTGTGTATCCAATatatgaatttgaaaacaacGATGAAAACAGTGATTCACCATTCATAGATtatcaaaaagaaaaaggaaatatTGCCCAGAAACTTAGTGGTCAGAAACTCCgcaatcaacaacaacaacaacaacaacaatcaaaaattgGAGAAAACTTCAAGCAGAACAATCAATATACCAGGTTGCAATCCACACCTAAACATCAGCGAACTTCTTCGGTTAAAGTATCCTTGACTCCAGCTCaaaagtttgaaaaaagaactaGTACGCGTCTGCACAATGCAttagataattttgaattgacTACATTAGTAGGGAATGGTGCCTTTGCAAGTGTCTATAGAGCAGTGAACCTCAAAACCAATCAAGTCATAGCAATTAAACAGATTCGAATAGAGAAAGATCAGGATGTCGGCGTGTTAATGGGGGAAATTGACTTGttaaagatattgaaacaCCCTAATATAGTAAAGTACCACGGATTTGTGAAAACAGCAACTTCATTAAATGTCCTACTTGAGTACTGCGAGGGAGGATCGTTACGACAGTTGTAcaagaagttgaagaagGGCCTACCTGAGCATCAGATAATCAATTATGTTCGACAGATTTTGGAGGGACTAAATTATTTGCATGAACAGGGGGTGGTTCACCGGGATGTCAAGGCTGCCAATGTACTACTAACAGATAAAGGAGATGTCAAGTTGGCCGATTTTGGAGTTGCAACAAAAGTCACGTCTCAACATCTAACGGTTGTTGGTACTCCCAATTGGATGGCCCCTGAGACCGTTCTTGGAGGAGAAGGTATTTGTACCGCATCTGACATTTGGTCATTAGGAGCAACTATTATTGAGTTGTTTACCACAAACCCACCATACCACGATCTCAATCCAATGGCAACATTACACGCCATTGGGACAGATGAACATCCACCATTACCAAAAAACATGTCTACTCTTGCAAAAGATTTTTTGTTGGaatgttttcaaaaacaagCCAATCTTAGAATAAGTGCAAAATTACTTTTGAAACACAAATGGCTAAATCAAactgcaacaacaaagacTTCGATGGCCACCTTGTTAAGACAACCTAGCAGAGAATTGAAGTCAATCAAAATCTATTCTGaatcaaatgatgaaaattggGATGAAGATTTTGAGGAAATAAAAGTATCCAACCTTCAAAACTCGACATCATCTATAATAGAATTGAAACCAGATAATAcagaaaaacaatttagACTTACAAAGTATTCCAAAAAGGATTTATTAACTTTATTTGCTGACAATAAAGAGGACACCCTGaacaattttgaatttgagaCTATTGGCCCAAATAAGCTAGCAGTAGTTGCAGATAGTATGGATGAATCTGACCCCTTTTTGAATATCGACATTGAGAATTTTGATACAAATGAATTAGAAGTACAGAGCAAAATGGAATATTTGGTATTACGGTTAAGCCGCAAGTTAGAGCAAGTTCATCTAGGCTACGAAGATGCAGTGCCGGCATTGATCAAAGTTACTGGAAGAATGCTACATCTTGTAAAGAAATATCTGGTACTGCATGATACTTTGATTCGAGACCACGGCGTTTTGTCATTGCTAGAGCTCCTAGAGAGTTTTCAAGATATTCCAAGTCAACAGCAATTGTGGTATCATTGTCTTTCTATATTGAATCATGTTTTTGAAAGCAATTTAGGTACActtgaaaatttttgttttttagGAGGAATTCCCACGGTAGCACATTTCCGAAGTGCAACTTATGAAGTACAAGTACGGTTACAGGTTGCTAAGTTTATTGgcattttgaatttatcaGAAAAGGCTTTGTCGATGTTTGTTTCTTGCGGAGGGCTTCGTTTGGTGAGTAAATTTGTGgaagaagattttgatACCACCCCTACATTCCCATTGATTGCAATAGAGTCAATTCACAACATATTAGCCAAAGATTTGAGCAGATCAAAATCTGATTTGTGTCGTATCTT encodes:
- a CDS encoding oxidoreductase, putative (Similar to Pongo pygmaeus ZADH1); its protein translation is MTLPSLATQIVLKKHPTGFINPEFNKLDSTFAVKHATFPKELKEGEVIVKNLYLSNDPTQRSWIRSKLEKRRHYAKPVEEGTPMRSLGLGQIIQSNSGRFKPGDIVYGIILWGDYSVLEDTSLFNKIDTSLGLPLEYYLSVLGMTSLTAFFGLTEAGDLKQYLNHPHGKGPIVCVSAASGATGSVVVQIAKNLLGASKVIGISGSKEKCQWVEKLGADICVNYKDPNYQDQIEKFLGDEFIDTYFDNVGGEILSFILTKVKKFGNVVACGSIAGYNNREASKVSNWGEITVNSLTVRGFIVTDYQEHFPKAIGILTEAVKSGKIRTDGAYHVENLHGHDLIHRLENIPKIWNKLFEDNKPNGKMITKVALDI
- a CDS encoding cell division control protein, putative (Similar to S. cerevisiae CDC15), coding for MVLDDFDLNTEGLNEKTSLSTSQNPSSINGLNKESVLAKYEETNQGDEIEGFENLNDLSFSKYSKFSKASIIVRNDSKSKTSTLDSPFAKKLKEDLNVEFTSDSAKPYYPTVYPIYEFENNDENSDSPFIDYQKEKGNIAQKLSGQKLRNQQQQQQQQSKIGENFKQNNQYTRLQSTPKHQRTSSVKVSLTPAQKFEKRTSTRSHNALDNFELTTLVGNGAFASVYRAVNLKTNQVIAIKQIRIEKDQDVGVLMGEIDLLKILKHPNIVKYHGFVKTATSLNVLLEYCEGGSLRQLYKKLKKGLPEHQIINYVRQILEGLNYLHEQGVVHRDVKAANVLLTDKGDVKLADFGVATKVTSQHLTVVGTPNWMAPETVLGGEGICTASDIWSLGATIIELFTTNPPYHDLNPMATLHAIGTDEHPPLPKNMSTLAKDFLLECFQKQANLRISAKLLLKHKWLNQTATTKTSMATLLRQPSRELKSIKIYSESNDENWDEDFEEIKVSNLQNSTSSIIELKPDNTEKQFRLTKYSKKDLLTLFADNKEDTSNNFEFETIGPNKLAVVADSMDESDPFLNIDIENFDTNELEVQSKMEYLVLRLSRKLEQVHLGYEDAVPALIKVTGRMLHLVKKYSVSHDTLIRDHGVLSLLELLESFQDIPSQQQLWYHCLSILNHVFESNLGTLENFCFLGGIPTVAHFRSATYEVQVRLQVAKFIGILNLSEKALSMFVSCGGLRLVSKFVEEDFDTTPTFPLIAIESIHNILAKDLSRSKSDLCRILSKHGVIFWLVVLLNRLVKYDQKPPIKNVSKEQVQITIERIIDIIRYFSQSETKVRISIGSIDLFKLIFKLFDNLKLSHQLTLLKFVKSMSCISEVLKNLYHAEILEFLVKLLKSYVPSKGNYKEIINVLAPILYNSLALNHRRESEFVNLGGLPYLKTLSIINLPFRQFILPIICEFVHCDASVVNELKKNDIAKIYYNLLLDPYWQSNALDSLHCWYKLEPSYIDLNSPMAADCLVGGFLLPKVSNLESTLEIYFKLLTNNFALTNYMSNMNVINSILIKLSLHDKKNPVIQLSYLKVLKCLIIYLVDSKSSLPFSKPVVNTLQSLKSRQSSLLIEEVTTELLSMLK